A portion of the Anoxybacillus gonensis genome contains these proteins:
- a CDS encoding alpha/beta fold hydrolase, with the protein MNVLLLPGWGMKGEVFTPLIHALQPSHVTVVAWEHMRDVDHFLEKAEEALTVPSLVIGWSLGSLVALQLAMHEHVQALVCIGGTSRFTMTDHYRIGWHARVVERMKEQLLRQPEKTIQSFIDMLWGEEEAEPFPYMYRHTPDLLLGLDYLLNTDVRDKLSSIRVPLLLIHGECDRICPPQAAQYIYKRTNDCTFMLMPNVGHAPHVTQPSVCAHYIETWLGGGKND; encoded by the coding sequence GTGAACGTGTTATTATTGCCAGGATGGGGGATGAAAGGAGAAGTGTTTACCCCGCTCATTCACGCGCTTCAGCCAAGCCATGTGACCGTCGTCGCATGGGAGCATATGCGTGATGTCGATCATTTTTTAGAGAAAGCAGAAGAAGCCCTAACCGTTCCATCTCTTGTGATCGGTTGGTCGCTCGGATCGCTCGTCGCTTTACAGCTTGCGATGCATGAACATGTTCAAGCGCTCGTATGTATCGGGGGAACGAGCCGATTTACGATGACAGACCATTATCGGATCGGTTGGCATGCGCGCGTGGTTGAACGAATGAAAGAACAATTGCTACGCCAGCCGGAAAAAACGATACAATCATTTATTGATATGTTATGGGGCGAGGAAGAGGCAGAGCCGTTCCCGTATATGTATCGTCATACGCCTGACTTGCTGCTCGGACTAGACTATTTACTCAACACAGATGTGCGCGACAAGCTGTCAAGCATTCGTGTTCCCCTATTACTTATTCACGGAGAATGTGATCGCATTTGTCCGCCGCAAGCCGCTCAATATATATACAAACGAACAAACGATTGTACATTTATGCTTATGCCAAATGTCGGACACGCCCCGCACGTCACGCAACCAAGCGTGTGCGCCCATTACATTGAAACGTGGTTAGGCGGTGGGAAAAATGATTGA
- the bioF gene encoding 8-amino-7-oxononanoate synthase has protein sequence MWEELQTHIEQLEKKAQKRALVNVESDGCFIRIDGQHAFNFSSNNYLGLANDERLIQASMEATRTYGVGATASRLVVGNHPLYEQAEDVLIRWKGYEAALIVNSGYTANVGILSSLAGRDAVIFSDKWNHASIVDGAILSRAEVKRYRHADIDHLETLLKKTDKHKRKLIVTDTIFSMDGDVAPLRELVSLKEAYGAILVVDEAHASGVYGKNGEGMAHECQVAQHVDVHMGTFSKALGSYGAYVAGKRVFIDYLINTMRPFIFTTALPPSVLGAIYAAIDVVQKEPARRYHLCALSDHFRTRLQQAGFHIGESTTHIVPLIVGDNERALAFSARLRERGIFAVAIRPPTVPEGTARIRFSLMATMTKQQIDWALEHICAVGKEMGLIA, from the coding sequence TTGTGGGAAGAGTTGCAAACACATATAGAACAGCTCGAGAAAAAAGCGCAAAAACGAGCGTTAGTCAACGTGGAAAGCGATGGGTGTTTTATACGTATAGACGGACAACATGCATTTAATTTTTCGTCAAACAACTATTTAGGATTAGCGAATGACGAACGATTAATTCAAGCGAGTATGGAAGCAACGAGAACATACGGCGTTGGAGCAACCGCGTCCCGCCTTGTTGTCGGCAACCATCCGCTATACGAACAGGCAGAAGATGTGCTTATTCGTTGGAAAGGCTATGAAGCTGCACTCATCGTCAATAGTGGATACACAGCAAATGTCGGCATTCTTTCTTCTTTAGCAGGACGAGATGCGGTCATTTTCAGCGACAAATGGAATCATGCAAGCATTGTGGATGGCGCCATATTAAGCCGGGCAGAAGTCAAACGCTACCGTCACGCTGACATTGATCATTTAGAAACGCTATTAAAAAAGACAGACAAACATAAACGCAAACTGATCGTTACCGACACGATTTTCAGCATGGACGGCGACGTCGCTCCATTGCGCGAACTTGTTTCGTTAAAGGAAGCATACGGAGCGATACTCGTCGTTGATGAAGCGCATGCAAGCGGTGTATATGGAAAAAACGGAGAAGGAATGGCTCACGAATGTCAAGTGGCACAACATGTAGACGTACATATGGGAACTTTCAGCAAAGCGCTCGGTTCATATGGGGCTTATGTCGCTGGAAAGCGCGTGTTCATCGATTATTTGATAAACACGATGAGACCGTTTATTTTTACAACAGCGCTACCTCCAAGCGTACTTGGCGCCATTTATGCCGCGATTGACGTTGTACAAAAAGAGCCGGCACGGCGTTACCATTTATGTGCGTTAAGCGACCATTTTCGCACGCGTCTTCAACAGGCGGGGTTTCATATAGGTGAAAGTACGACGCACATTGTGCCCCTGATCGTTGGCGACAACGAACGGGCGCTAGCGTTTAGTGCCCGATTGCGCGAGCGTGGCATTTTCGCCGTGGCAATTCGTCCACCAACGGTCCCAGAAGGAACGGCACGCATTCGTTTTTCGCTCATGGCAACGATGACAAAACAACAAATCGATTGGGCGCTTGAGCACATTTGTGCAGTCGGAAAAGAAATGGGGTTGATCGCGTGA
- a CDS encoding FecCD family ABC transporter permease: protein MIVPLRKKQRIILLVLFTLICMTAIISMGTGYSSLSFDRLIPVLLGEGTFKEQFVLFSIRLPRIAITLLAGMALALSGAILQVVMRNDLADPGVIGINAGAGVGVALFFLFIPIQAESFAYIIPLVAFFSALLTAILIYMLSYNKQTGLQPIRLVLIGIGFATAFSGLMIVLISGADRTKVDFIAKWLAGGIWGLDWAFVLALLPWLIILVPFVLYKAHRLNALQLSDSVAIGIGVSLDRERLVLLLTAVALAASAVSVTGGIAFVGLMAPHMARALVGPRNELSLPVAMLMGGALLLFADTVGRNLIEPDGLPAGVLVSLIGAPYFVYLLWKKK from the coding sequence GTGATCGTACCTCTACGAAAAAAACAACGCATCATTTTGCTCGTATTATTTACGCTCATTTGCATGACAGCGATCATCAGCATGGGGACAGGCTATTCTTCTTTATCTTTTGACCGATTGATCCCGGTGCTTTTAGGTGAAGGAACGTTTAAAGAACAATTCGTTCTTTTCTCCATTCGTTTGCCGCGCATCGCGATCACGTTGCTTGCGGGAATGGCTTTAGCGTTGTCTGGTGCCATTTTACAAGTTGTCATGCGCAATGACTTAGCCGATCCAGGTGTTATCGGTATAAACGCCGGAGCAGGTGTGGGAGTCGCCTTGTTCTTTTTATTTATTCCGATTCAAGCGGAATCATTTGCCTACATTATTCCGCTCGTCGCTTTTTTCAGTGCGCTACTGACAGCTATCCTCATTTATATGTTGTCATACAATAAGCAAACAGGACTTCAACCGATTCGTCTCGTGTTAATTGGAATCGGTTTTGCCACTGCGTTTTCAGGTTTAATGATCGTCCTCATTTCAGGAGCTGATCGAACGAAAGTCGACTTTATTGCAAAATGGTTAGCTGGCGGCATTTGGGGGCTCGATTGGGCGTTTGTTCTCGCATTGTTGCCGTGGCTTATTATTCTCGTTCCGTTCGTTTTATATAAAGCTCATCGCCTCAATGCATTGCAGTTAAGCGATTCGGTAGCGATTGGCATCGGCGTATCGCTCGATCGTGAACGGCTTGTTTTATTGCTTACAGCAGTGGCACTTGCGGCATCGGCCGTTTCTGTTACAGGGGGCATTGCATTCGTCGGTTTAATGGCGCCGCACATGGCTCGTGCGCTTGTTGGGCCGCGCAACGAGTTAAGTTTACCTGTTGCGATGTTAATGGGAGGGGCGTTGTTGCTGTTTGCTGATACAGTTGGACGCAACTTAATTGAGCCAGATGGTCTTCCGGCGGGTGTGCTCGTATCGCTCATTGGCGCGCCTTATTTCGTTTATTTATTATGGAAAAAGAAATAA
- a CDS encoding FecCD family ABC transporter permease codes for MLKKFLFACVALFVTFVCSIVIGAADTTIKDVWLAITAPETNKIATMIHEVRLPRETAAAVVGAALAVAGAVMQGMTRNPLADPGLIGLTAGANAALAMMFAFFPSANYIETVFACFGGAALGGLLVFSIGAKQFSPFRIVLAGAAISTFLYAVAEGIGLIYKVSKDVSMWTAGGMMGTTWHELQIVTPFICLAMLIAFWQSRQLTILSMSEEVAVGLGQQLTRVKTILFFIVIILAGASVALVGNLAFVGLMIPHLVRLFVGTDYRFILPMSAIGGATFMLFADTIARTIHAPYETPVVAVVAVMGLPFFLFIVRKGGKGL; via the coding sequence ATGCTGAAAAAATTTTTGTTCGCATGTGTTGCATTGTTTGTGACATTCGTTTGCTCCATTGTTATCGGAGCGGCGGATACGACAATCAAAGACGTCTGGCTAGCGATTACAGCGCCAGAGACAAACAAAATAGCGACGATGATTCACGAAGTTCGCCTGCCGCGTGAAACGGCTGCGGCTGTTGTTGGAGCCGCTCTCGCTGTAGCCGGAGCTGTGATGCAAGGGATGACCCGCAACCCTCTCGCTGATCCCGGACTCATTGGGCTAACCGCAGGGGCGAACGCTGCTTTAGCGATGATGTTTGCCTTTTTCCCTTCCGCAAACTATATCGAAACGGTGTTCGCTTGTTTTGGCGGGGCAGCGCTTGGAGGGTTGCTCGTTTTTAGCATTGGCGCAAAACAATTTTCACCGTTTCGCATCGTCTTAGCAGGAGCGGCGATTTCTACTTTTTTATACGCCGTCGCAGAAGGGATCGGACTTATATATAAAGTATCAAAAGACGTATCGATGTGGACGGCTGGCGGGATGATGGGTACAACGTGGCATGAGTTACAAATCGTTACGCCATTTATTTGTTTGGCGATGCTTATTGCTTTTTGGCAAAGCCGTCAATTAACGATTTTAAGTATGAGTGAAGAAGTAGCGGTCGGGCTCGGTCAACAACTGACGCGCGTAAAAACGATTCTTTTTTTCATTGTCATTATTTTAGCCGGTGCATCTGTAGCTCTTGTCGGAAATTTAGCATTTGTCGGCTTAATGATCCCACATCTTGTTCGTTTGTTTGTCGGAACGGATTATCGTTTCATTTTACCGATGAGCGCGATCGGTGGGGCGACATTTATGTTGTTTGCCGATACGATTGCCCGAACGATTCACGCACCGTATGAAACGCCTGTTGTAGCAGTTGTGGCGGTCATGGGGCTTCCGTTTTTTCTTTTCATCGTTCGTAAAGGAGGAAAAGGGTTGTGA
- a CDS encoding iron-hydroxamate ABC transporter substrate-binding protein, translating into MLKKRMMSILLLFVLILSACGNQAAEKEQEKAKKEANEPKTMTYQSETGPIEVPTNPKRVVVLSSFLAGSVMALDVPIVGVDSWAKMNPRYEPYLKDAKEVTDESLEQIIELEPDLIIAASTNKNLDKLKEIAPTVTYTYGKVDYLTQHLEIGKLLNKEEEAKKWIEDFKKRAQQAGEEIRAKIGENATVSVIENFDKQLYVFGNNWGRGTEILYQEMKLKMPKAVEEHALKDGYYAISLEVLPQFAGDYVIFSKNADGDLSFTETETYKNIPAVKNNRVFEANAKEFYFNDPITLEYQLEFFKKHFLGE; encoded by the coding sequence ATGTTGAAAAAGCGAATGATGTCCATTCTACTTTTGTTCGTGCTCATCTTGAGTGCGTGCGGTAATCAAGCAGCAGAAAAAGAACAAGAGAAAGCGAAAAAAGAAGCCAACGAACCAAAAACGATGACGTATCAATCTGAAACAGGTCCAATCGAAGTGCCTACAAATCCGAAGCGCGTCGTTGTTTTGTCTTCGTTTTTAGCGGGTAGCGTGATGGCGTTAGACGTACCGATTGTTGGGGTAGATTCTTGGGCAAAAATGAACCCGCGTTATGAGCCATATTTAAAAGACGCAAAAGAAGTGACAGATGAAAGCTTAGAACAAATTATTGAGCTTGAACCAGATTTAATTATTGCTGCATCAACAAATAAAAACTTAGATAAGCTAAAAGAAATTGCGCCAACGGTGACGTACACGTATGGCAAAGTAGATTACTTAACACAACATTTAGAAATTGGTAAATTGTTAAATAAAGAAGAAGAAGCGAAAAAGTGGATCGAAGACTTTAAAAAACGTGCACAACAAGCTGGTGAGGAGATTCGCGCAAAAATCGGTGAAAATGCAACCGTTTCTGTCATTGAAAACTTCGACAAGCAATTGTACGTATTCGGCAACAACTGGGGCCGTGGGACAGAAATTTTATATCAAGAAATGAAATTAAAAATGCCAAAAGCAGTGGAAGAACATGCATTGAAAGACGGATATTACGCCATTTCACTTGAAGTGCTTCCACAATTTGCTGGGGACTATGTCATTTTCAGCAAAAACGCAGATGGAGACCTTTCATTTACAGAAACAGAAACGTACAAAAACATTCCAGCTGTGAAAAACAACCGCGTTTTTGAAGCGAATGCAAAAGAATTTTACTTTAACGATCCAATTACATTAGAATATCAGCTTGAGTTTTTCAAAAAACATTTTTTAGGTGAGTAA
- a CDS encoding ABC transporter ATP-binding protein yields the protein MPRLYTEQLSVGYGERVIVDRLTVHIPDEKITTIIGPNGCGKSTLLKAMTRIIRHQEGAVILDGKQISQEHTKLLAQKMAILPQTPESPGGLTVGELVSYGRFPYQKGFGRLTKRDYEVIDWALEVTGTIEFKHRPVDSLSGGQRQRVWIAMALAQETDIIFLDEPTTYLDMAHQLEVLELLQRLNREQQRTIVMVLHDLNQAARFADYMIAMKDGKIVQAGTCEQVMTPNVLRKVFHIDAEIGRDPRTNKPMCITYHLIKGDAEHVEKANDVHSTFVRAHLECVR from the coding sequence ATGCCGCGGTTGTATACAGAGCAGCTTTCTGTTGGATATGGAGAACGCGTCATTGTTGATCGGCTAACTGTACATATTCCAGATGAAAAAATCACGACGATTATCGGCCCAAACGGTTGCGGAAAATCGACGTTGTTAAAAGCGATGACACGCATTATTCGTCATCAAGAAGGAGCAGTCATTTTAGATGGAAAACAAATTTCGCAAGAGCATACGAAACTGTTAGCGCAAAAAATGGCCATTTTACCGCAAACACCAGAAAGTCCGGGCGGTTTAACGGTCGGTGAACTTGTTTCGTACGGACGGTTTCCGTATCAAAAAGGATTCGGTCGGCTAACGAAACGAGATTATGAAGTCATTGATTGGGCGCTTGAAGTGACCGGAACGATCGAATTTAAACACCGTCCAGTTGATTCGCTATCAGGCGGTCAAAGACAGCGGGTATGGATTGCGATGGCGCTTGCGCAAGAAACAGACATTATTTTTTTAGATGAACCGACAACATATTTAGATATGGCGCATCAATTAGAAGTGCTCGAACTGTTACAACGTTTAAACCGCGAACAACAGCGCACAATCGTCATGGTGTTGCATGATTTAAACCAAGCGGCACGTTTTGCTGATTATATGATTGCGATGAAAGACGGAAAAATTGTTCAGGCGGGAACGTGCGAGCAAGTGATGACGCCTAACGTATTGCGAAAAGTGTTTCATATTGACGCGGAAATCGGTCGCGACCCTCGAACAAACAAGCCAATGTGTATCACATATCATTTAATTAAAGGAGATGCAGAACATGTTGAAAAAGCGAATGATGTCCATTCTACTTTTGTTCGTGCTCATCTTGAGTGCGTGCGGTAA